The candidate division KSB1 bacterium sequence AATGTAGAGCTCATTTGGCGACTGCAGGTCTAACGCCCACTTCATCCGCTCGATACCCTCGGTGATGTCCTTAATCGAACCGCAAAAGCTCAGGCGCAAGTACCCTTCCAGGCCAAACTCCACCCCTGGCACCGTCAAGACCAAGACTTTGTCGATGAGGAAATTGGAGAGTTTGGTCGAGTCCTTGCTGTAGGCGCTAAAATCGGCGAAACAATAGAAGGTACCGTCCGGCTTGGTGACGCGCACCCCTTCGAAAGAAGACAGGCGATCAATCATGACATTGCGGTTGTTTTCCAAGGTGACACGCAGGTTTTCCACGCACGACTGCAGTCCGTTGAGCGCTCCCACCGCCGCCACCTGCAAGAGCACCGAGGGCCCCGAAGTCTGGTGCCCCTGAATATTGGTCATCGCTTCGATGAGCTTCCTATTTGCCACCGCCCAGCCAATGCGAAAACCAGTCATCGCATATTGCTTAGAGACACCATTGATGACAATCAGCTTTGAGTTTTCCGAGAGGTCCTTGGCGTACTTGTAGCAACTAATCGGCTTGCGTCCATCAAACAGAAGGCGATGGTAGATGTCGTCCATGATGAGGTAGAGATTGCGCCGCTCGCAAAACTCCACTATGTCGGCGACAAACTCTTCGCTGTACATGGCGCCCGTGGGGTTGTTCGGGCTGTTGATGATAACGGCCTTGGTATAGGGCCCAACGCGCTGTTCGATGTCCTGGAGCCGCGGGTAGAAGGTCCCGTCCTCCGGCAAGACCGGTACGGGGACCCCCCCACACAAGCGCACCATGTCGGGGTAGCTCACCCAGTACGGTGCGGGGAAGATCACTTCCTCCTGAGGATTCAGAATTGCCTGCAGTGCGACCATGATTGCCTGCTTATGACGTTTTCCGGGGCCACGAGGCGCCCATAGTGTTCCTCAGTGTAGCGGATAATAGCCTTTTTCAGCGCGGGAATGCCATCGGGAGGTGCATAGCGCACCTCGCCGGTGTTCAAGTGGGCTGCGGCAGCCACAATGGCGTCGATGGGCGCGCGGCTCTTGGGCTCTCCCCCGCCAAGGTGAATTACAGGCTCGCCCTTCTCCCTAAGGATGGCCGCCTTTTCATTCAGGGCCAGCGTCGGGGAAGGCTTGATCGTCTTGGCAATGTAACTGAGACTCATTGAAACTCCTGGACTGTTCCGCCTGACAAATTACAAACGCGAGGCTCACGGGAAAGTCTTTTAGCTTTCCCCTGACCACCTCGCGCGGCACTAATTCTACGAAAATGATGGCAAAAAAGCAATGGCTTTCTTGGCAAGAATCACCGGCCAGGGCCAGTCGACGTAAAGTCGATTTCAGAGCCCAGCAGGCTGTGCGGGATCAAGTACACCACAACCATGAGCAAGGCTGCACCAATGACCCACCCGCGGCGTTTGCGGCCGCCAGCCGTCGCCTTCCATGCCGCCACCCACCCCAACATGGCGACGAGCGTCTTATTGTCGGTCAGGTCGTGGCCGAAGGGGAAACCGGTCCAGAACGCACCAAAGGCCAGTTTCTGCACGACGGGGCCCAGAATGAATCCGCCCACGAGGAAGAGCCCAATGGTCCAGAGCATGAATCTGCGCGGCTGGCCCGCGCGGGCAAGCGCTTCGACTCCTGCACGCGTCGAGAAAAGCATGGCAAGCGTAATGAAAAGAACATGCGGCACAAGAACCGCGACGGGAACTTTCCCCTTGAAGCGCAGCACCACCGGTTGCATGGGAAGGGTCACCGTCTGGCTTTCCTTCCTGAGTGTGACCGTGTACATAACCTTGCCGGCCGGAGGCTGTTCTGGCAATTCGCCCACGAGAAACTCGCCTTCACGGCGCAAAGCCGTCTCCGCCCACGCATCCAGAGATTTGTAGCGTCGATAAGAGAGCGAGCCGCAAATGCTGGTGTCGGGAACGGAAATGCGCACGACGGCGTCAGCACCCACAGAGGCCGATCGAGGCAGGCGATAGGAAACTGACGCACCGCCTAACTCCACTTTGCCTCGCACCGGGTACGTGGGTCCTGTTCGCCGCTGAAAAGCCAAGAACGGCACCGTGAGCAGGACGGCGAGCAGCCAACGCAACGTGGAATCGCGCAGTGGATTGCTCTTCATGTTCTGACCTTTCGCAGTTTACTACCGCACACACACCAGCTTCAGGGTCTGGGCGCCGAGCCGGGAGCA is a genomic window containing:
- a CDS encoding aminotransferase class I/II-fold pyridoxal phosphate-dependent enzyme, with product MVALQAILNPQEEVIFPAPYWVSYPDMVRLCGGVPVPVLPEDGTFYPRLQDIEQRVGPYTKAVIINSPNNPTGAMYSEEFVADIVEFCERRNLYLIMDDIYHRLLFDGRKPISCYKYAKDLSENSKLIVINGVSKQYAMTGFRIGWAVANRKLIEAMTNIQGHQTSGPSVLLQVAAVGALNGLQSCVENLRVTLENNRNVMIDRLSSFEGVRVTKPDGTFYCFADFSAYSKDSTKLSNFLIDKVLVLTVPGVEFGLEGYLRLSFCGSIKDITEGIERMKWALDLQSPNELYIGDRKLVRDWA